The following proteins are co-located in the Engraulis encrasicolus isolate BLACKSEA-1 chromosome 2, IST_EnEncr_1.0, whole genome shotgun sequence genome:
- the LOC134465885 gene encoding 26S proteasome non-ATPase regulatory subunit 11A yields MAAAAVVEFQRAQSLISTDRDASIDILHAIVKRDVQDSDEEAVRVKEQSILELGGLLAKTGQAAELGGLLKYVRPFLNSISKAKAARLVRSLLDLFLDMEAATGQEVELCLECIEWAKSEKRTFLRQALEARLVSLYFDTKRYQEALLLGSQLLQELKKMDDKALLVEVQLLESKTYHGLSNLPKARAALTSARTTANAIYCPPKLQAALDMQSGIIHAAEEKDWKTAYSYFYEAFEGYDSIDSPRAIKALKYMLLCKIMLNAPEDVQALISGKLALRYAGRQTDALKCVALASKNRSLADFEKALTEYRAELRDDPIISTHLTKLYDNLLEQNLIRVIEPFSRVQIGHISGLIKLSKGDVERKLSQMILDKKFHGILDQGEGVLIVFDEPPVDKTYEAALETIQNMSKVVDSLYNKAKKLT; encoded by the exons ATGGCGGCTGCGGCAGTGGTTGAATTTCAGAGAGCTCAGTCTCTCATCAGCACAGATCGGGACGCATCTATCGATATTCTACATGCGATAG TGAAGCGGGACGTGCAGGACAGCGATGAGGAGGCTGTGCGGGTCAAGGAGCAGAGCATCCTGGAACTGGGGGGACTGCTGGCCAAGACGGGGCAGGCGGCAG AGCTGGGTGGGCTGCTGAAATATGTCCGTCCGTTCCTCAACTCTATCAGCAAGGCCAAGGCGGCGCGGCTGGTGCGCTCGCTGCTGGACCTCTTCCTGGACATGGAGGCAGCCACTGGGCAGGAGGTGGAGCTCTGCCTGGAGTGTATCGAGTGGGCCAAGTCGGAGAAGAGGACCTTCCTACGACAGGCCCTCGAG GCACGCCTGGTCTCCCTCTACTTTGACACCAAGAGGTACCAGGAGGCTCTGCTACTGG GTTCTCAGCTGCTGCAGGAGCTGAAGAAGATGGATGACAAGGCGTTGCTGGTGGAGGTGCAGCTCCTGGAGAGCAAGACCTACCATGGGCTCAGCAACCTGCCCAAGGCCCGCGCCGCACTCACCTCCGCACGCACCACCGCCAACGCCATCTACTGCCCGCCCAAGCTGCAGGCCGCCCTCGACATGCAGTCAG gtatCATCCATGCAGCGGAGGAGAAGGATTGGAAGACTGCTTACTCATACTTCTACGAGGCCTTCGAAGGATACGACTCCATCGACAGCCCACGAGCCATCAAGGCCCTCAAATACATGCTGCTCTGCAAAATCATGCTCAACGC GCCAGAGGACGTGCAGGCGTTGATCAGTGGGAAGCTGGCCCTGCGTTACGCTGGCAGACAG ACGGACGCGCTGAAGTGTGTGGCCCTGGCCAGCAAGAACAGGTCGCTAGCGGACTTTGAGAAG GCGCTGACGGAGTATCGGGCGGAGTTGCGTGACGACCCAATCATCAGCACACACCTGACCAAACTCTACGACAACCTGCTGGAACAGAACCTCATAAGGGTCATCGAGCCCTTCTCACGAGTACag ATTGGACACATCTCTGGTCTCATTAAACTATCCAAG GGAGACGTGGAGAGGAAGCTGTCCCAGATGATTCTGGACAAAAAATTCCATG gaaTCCTGGACCAAGGCGAGGGTGTGTTGATCGTGTTTGACGAGCCGCCTGTCGACAAGACGTACGAGGCTGCCCTGGAGACCATCCAGAACATGAGCAAAGTAGTGGACTCGCTCTACAACAAAGCCAAGAAGCTAACATAG